One stretch of Pelmatolapia mariae isolate MD_Pm_ZW linkage group LG3_W, Pm_UMD_F_2, whole genome shotgun sequence DNA includes these proteins:
- the LOC134624537 gene encoding uncharacterized protein LOC134624537 isoform X3 — translation MQQEEKMICRILLLIILTSCVSGSFVVNVTQTCYQAEENHNITLEWTFTTKPDRSTKSLSIICCLIARHEHFVLYRVIHGVEWSKSQDKKFSGRVQSYKDALREGRIRLQLSRLRTDDSGLYLCEVNTDYRFSSARCRVSVSGVEVSESQDENFFRTSPE, via the exons ATGCAGCAGGA GGAGAAGATGATCTGCAGGATTCTGCTGCTCATCATCCTCACCTCATGTGTCTCTG GATCATTTGTAGTCAATGTGACACAGACCTGCTATCAGGCAGAGGAGAACCACAACATCACACTGGAGTGGACGTTCACCACCAAACCTGACAGATCAACCAAATCTCTTTCCATCATTTGTTGCCTTATAGCTCGCCATGAACACTTTGTCCTCTATCGTGTCATTCATGGTGTTGAGTGGTCAAAGTCTCAGGATAAAAAGTTTTCAGGACGAGTCCAGAGTTACAAAGACGCCCTCAGAGAAGGACGAATCAGACTTCAACTGTCCAGACTCAGGACTGATGACTCGGGTCTGTACCTGTGTGAGGTGAACACTGATTACAGGTTCAGTTCTGCCAGATGCAGAGTcagtgtttctg GTGTTGAGGTGTCAGAGTCTCAGGATGAAAACTTTTTCAGGACGAGTCCAGAGTGA
- the LOC134624537 gene encoding uncharacterized protein LOC134624537 isoform X1: protein MQQEEKMICRILLLIILTSCVSGSFVVNVTQTCYQAEENHNITLEWTFTTKPDRSTKSLSIICCLIARHEHFVLYRVIHGVEWSKSQDKKFSGRVQSYKDALREGRIRLQLSRLRTDDSGLYLCEVNTDYRFSSARCRVSVSGTRRFSKSYWLKQKTKQKKRQLHSQTRQILDLQLHTLWPQNWS from the exons ATGCAGCAGGA GGAGAAGATGATCTGCAGGATTCTGCTGCTCATCATCCTCACCTCATGTGTCTCTG GATCATTTGTAGTCAATGTGACACAGACCTGCTATCAGGCAGAGGAGAACCACAACATCACACTGGAGTGGACGTTCACCACCAAACCTGACAGATCAACCAAATCTCTTTCCATCATTTGTTGCCTTATAGCTCGCCATGAACACTTTGTCCTCTATCGTGTCATTCATGGTGTTGAGTGGTCAAAGTCTCAGGATAAAAAGTTTTCAGGACGAGTCCAGAGTTACAAAGACGCCCTCAGAGAAGGACGAATCAGACTTCAACTGTCCAGACTCAGGACTGATGACTCGGGTCTGTACCTGTGTGAGGTGAACACTGATTACAGGTTCAGTTCTGCCAGATGCAGAGTcagtgtttctg gaACAAGGCGATTCTCAAAGAGCTATTGGCTGAAACAAAAGACGAAACAAAAGAAGAGGCAACTTCACAGCCAAACCAGACAGATCCTGGATCTACAGCTTCATACTCTGTGGCCTCAAAACTGGTCCTAA
- the LOC134624537 gene encoding uncharacterized protein LOC134624537 isoform X4, which yields MQQEEKMICRILLLIILTSCVSGSFVVNVTQTCYQAEENHNITLEWTFTTKPDRSTKSLSIICCLIARHEHFVLYRVIHGVEWSKSQDKKFSGRVQSYKDALREGRIRLQLSRLRTDDSGLYLCEVNTDYRFSSARCRVSVSESHQIKKKKTTTYN from the exons ATGCAGCAGGA GGAGAAGATGATCTGCAGGATTCTGCTGCTCATCATCCTCACCTCATGTGTCTCTG GATCATTTGTAGTCAATGTGACACAGACCTGCTATCAGGCAGAGGAGAACCACAACATCACACTGGAGTGGACGTTCACCACCAAACCTGACAGATCAACCAAATCTCTTTCCATCATTTGTTGCCTTATAGCTCGCCATGAACACTTTGTCCTCTATCGTGTCATTCATGGTGTTGAGTGGTCAAAGTCTCAGGATAAAAAGTTTTCAGGACGAGTCCAGAGTTACAAAGACGCCCTCAGAGAAGGACGAATCAGACTTCAACTGTCCAGACTCAGGACTGATGACTCGGGTCTGTACCTGTGTGAGGTGAACACTGATTACAGGTTCAGTTCTGCCAGATGCAGAGTcagtgtttctg AATCACaccaaatcaaaaaaaaaaaaacaacaacatacaaTTAA
- the LOC134624537 gene encoding CD276 antigen-like isoform X2: MQQEEKMICRILLLIILTSCVSGSFVVNVTQTCYQAEENHNITLEWTFTTKPDRSTKSLSIICCLIARHEHFVLYRVIHGVEWSKSQDKKFSGRVQSYKDALREGRIRLQLSRLRTDDSGLYLCEVNTDYRFSSARCRVSVSGPESRNKNYWDQVKIVLGVLESALLTVGGMIVLIIIAVQGLV; the protein is encoded by the exons ATGCAGCAGGA GGAGAAGATGATCTGCAGGATTCTGCTGCTCATCATCCTCACCTCATGTGTCTCTG GATCATTTGTAGTCAATGTGACACAGACCTGCTATCAGGCAGAGGAGAACCACAACATCACACTGGAGTGGACGTTCACCACCAAACCTGACAGATCAACCAAATCTCTTTCCATCATTTGTTGCCTTATAGCTCGCCATGAACACTTTGTCCTCTATCGTGTCATTCATGGTGTTGAGTGGTCAAAGTCTCAGGATAAAAAGTTTTCAGGACGAGTCCAGAGTTACAAAGACGCCCTCAGAGAAGGACGAATCAGACTTCAACTGTCCAGACTCAGGACTGATGACTCGGGTCTGTACCTGTGTGAGGTGAACACTGATTACAGGTTCAGTTCTGCCAGATGCAGAGTcagtgtttctg GGCCTGAAAGTCGAAATAAGAACTACTGGGATCAAGTTAAAATTGTTCTGGGAGTTTTAGAGAGTGCACTTTTAACAGTTGGTGGCATGATAGTTTTGATCATTATTGCTGTTCAGGGTCTTGTGTAG